ttcaaaataaaagcaacattgCAGGACAGGGATACCCAAAGGGCTGTAAAATTCCCAAGTCTGGGCTAaacactgccctctacagttcaaaaTCCTGAATCACAGTTCTCTTGCCTCTTCAAGTCTGACTAAAGCTCTAATCAGCCAAAACATCCCAAAAATCTggtatatttacacatatctgatgtaaaatattttaaatataatatatttaattgtagtaatagtagtagtatttaGTATATTGTGTATTAGTTTTGTCATTAAGTTAATAttctttttgtaaatatttcatgtaataCTGGAGTAAATGTGATGTATCTCATGCTTAGAGACAAAACAATTTTCCTCAAATGTTATTAAACTTGaatatgatttatgatttatgatttcaACTGCATTTGTTTAgcaataaataagtaaatggactctataattattgattaatcacaGCAGATGATTTTGGACATGAAATATTAGAACAAACGCATAAACCTGGTTAAGCTTCCTAACGCTTCTCTTTAATCCacgaaataataataaaaataattcaataatatgaATAATCAGCTGAAATGACTTGGATAAAAAGCCTAGAAATGATGTTTAATTAAATCAAGATTATAGCTGCAACGTTCTCATGTTAATaaagttttacaaaaaacagaTCTTTCTGGGATAGCCTCCACTGTGAAGGATACACAAATGTACGTACAcctcaaaaacaagcaaacaccgGCTGCATGAGAAGGAGTCGACGATTCGTGTGACGTATTTTCACAACATCCGGACGACAAATCCACCCTTCAGGATCTAGACCCACAAATGAGAGGTGTTCGTAGGGTGGTAGCCATCTCGGAATCTCAAGTCAGGGTTGGTGAGGTAGCTCTAAATTGGAAATCCAACCATGACCTTAGAAATTGGATGATACACTTAGGGGTGGGGGCTACATGGTGGATCAGTGACAGATTTGCTATTAACATTGGTTGGTGAGGTTGATCCGACGTTCAGTTCATTTAGGAATAGAGGCTACAATGACCACGGTGTTTCCACTTGCTAATGCTCTTCACACAACAGGAGacatttattctgaaaaatatacataaacccattttgtttaaaactgaaaaagagaaatgcaATATTTGCAGTAGATGTACTTTGGTTTTCAGTGGTGTACTTTTAGGCCTTGACTTTCAACGGCCACaacattagaatcagttaatgaCTTAAGTGATGTACTCATGATGATATCTTCAAATCTGTCCTTTAATGACGTTTGTACCCAGCCGGCGTCAGATATTAAGTACGAGTGGCTCCTCAATAACCAAACGATGAAAGGCCAGAAGAGTCCAACACTGATATACAACACAAAAAACTTGGGAACAGATTCATTCAGATGCAAAGTCTCCAACCAGGTCAGCTCATTGACCAGTGATTCCGTCCCTGACCCCTGCTATAAACCCTGTGAGTATGATGACAATATTGTAAACAAAAGGATGTTACATACCtgacactgaaatgttttttttcttattaataAATCTATAATACATTGAGTCAATCATCAacgcattttttttcttccaatttTCTCCACttcagcttttgttttcccCAAACAATTTTTGGGATATAGTATCTGGATTTTTGTCGGTGGTGGAGGAGGTAGGTTTTGTTCTACTGTGTGGTTCCATGTCAGTATCTGTTATATCAGATTGTGTTGCTTGACACTATTACCTTTACATTTTGTACGTGTTTTAAGTGGAAAGTCTGAAAGAAAAGTAATCTGgttgaaatgtttacatgtgttattattgttatcatcagGTGTTGTTCTGGTGCTAATAGTGGTTGTGATTGTCTGCTGTGTCTGGGCCAAACGGAAAAAAAGCTTACAAATTAAGGGTAAGAATTTTTCTGTTTATAAGAATAGATAGTCGTTATTCAATAGATACATGAATAACTACATTTCTATATAGGTCAGTCAGAATAGTGTGCTGCTGGTTTGTTTGCTGATGAAGGCAAGATTGAGCAGCTGAATATTGTGTTAATCAAAATAATTAGGAAGTTTGGATGATTATGAtgttaaagaaatataaaaataataaaataaaataaaataataaaaaaaaatgcattaaatgcattaaaattcaatgaaatgtcaaaagaaGTACCAACAATCTTTAAACTTTCTAATGAAAGTGAAATGTTGTCTGTTTATTGTCTGGCTCCAGGTTTTTtggtcaattaaaaaaacaaaatgtaacatttatgcattaaaatatcaaacaaataCGAGACAGTTGTGATGGATTTGAGGAAATAGTGTATGTACATTAGCTAAGAACACTCTACCGTCTCAGCTATAATGCTCAACACATACTACGTGTCCTACAGCACTGAGAGTCGTTTTTGGGCCTTTGTAGTTTCAAACACGCGGAGAGACTTTGACTTTGTAACAGCAGCCACACATTAACCATGCATGACCACAACATCCCCTCATAACTGGCCGATGTTCTCTATGatagccctttttttttttttgatgactcAGCCCCATCTTCAGAGCCATGTTCTAACGATTTGTATATAAAACTATTCACATACAATGATAATTTTGTGTACCATTCAGTAGAATTTACTACATACACTATTATTGCCACTGTGAAGTACATGAAAAGGGCATTTTAGATCATTTCAAGGGCAATGTGATCAAATGTGAAATAGCCTTCATCAGAGTACTGCCAGGTTGCTCCATAtcacatttaagacattttaagatCTGCTGAATTCAACTGACAATTGACTTTATTATCAGCTGCGCTACTACAGCAGTttaaagcagtggttcccaaagactgggtcaggacccacagaggCAATTTTTAgacaatttattttatgtgatctcttggaaatgatttTGGTAACCAATTGAAAGGGATATTAGATCTTACATAtacaactgtaaatcagttgttacattgtgtaaacatttatttgctcttgtcataatttatattgtgatttggtcacaatagtttgccaTTGTTAAAATGCGGGCTGCCATAGATAGCTGTCAAATATGTTACAACCACGAATAGTAACATATTTGACACCGCTGTTAGACGGCAGGGGATCTAGGCCAGCGGCAATAATTGTTTCATCAATATTATCTGTGTCATTTGAGTCTATGGTCTGTGCCAGCCGTTCAGTTAAGTAACGATTTGTTCCGTATTTGATAATAATACAGATAAGTCCGTGTAAAACCATACCAATTACAGATTAGTCCATGTaggagtgaatgaatgaatgccatgaatgaattaatgaatataTAATGAATTATAGCATGGTGTATTGATGTTTGTTTTAGCTATGTTGTTGCAGTTGGATTCCTTGCTAGTCATTTTCTACTCTACTTTTCTAAGGTTTGCAAAAGTgaaatatttactgtatgtcaaGGGAGCAATACAGTCCCCTGTGACTTTGAAGAGcaagttcacatgtttttagaCCATTTTGCCCTGAGTCTCTGCTCATTTCTTACCCAGGCATAATCACTTAGCCTAGCTTTGCTTAAAATAACTTGGGGAAAGGGGCTTGCTTTACAGGGGCTGCCATTTTAGACACAGCAGAAGTGTAAAATAAAGATGACTAACATCCTTTCCAGTATGTAAGGGCCACCAaagttccctgacacacttagGAAAGAGAAGTGTCGAATGCTTTTTTGGCAGACgcttttcctttcattttcaacCTGCATTATGgatgtgttgctttgtttgcAACGAACCCAGGCGAGCAATTTCATTTCACTCTGAAGAAgagaaccaatcacaaaccTGCAGAATGAAATCAAATCGCTGGCAGACTTGGCTGGGTTCACCCCTGTCCCTaaaaacatgtgatgtaatttgaggtcattcttttttttaaaccacagaaCAATTTTTGGTGTAACGTTGTTGCCCAATAATGAAGGTTAAGATACTTCAGCAGCACTGACTCATTATGTGTGCTAATCTTCAGATGAGGAGGAGCTGCGTTTGAGGTGGGGCAGTCCTacgcaggaggagcagcagcagcagcagcagcagcaacaacaacgtCACCATCACCATTCTCATCCTCCCAACCATcctcaccatcaccatcatcatcatcagcagcagcctgcCGGTCACACCGGTCCTCGCCAGCATCGCTCCAAACAGCATCTCGATCCTCAGTACCCCAGAGCCCAGAACCCTGCCTCTGGTCACCCTCAGCCCAGCCCTAGAAGACCTGCACAGGTAGGAGTTTAAAGTGTGAAGAGTTGGcatcacttttttctttttctttattttcacagcCTTCGTTTTGCCTTCTCTTCAGGCTCCCAGACCAcctgtaaatgaaaatgatgagcagcctcctcctcttcctcaaccAAGGAAGAAAGGTCCCAGGACACAGAGAGTGTGACAGGACGTGAGCGTCAGAGTTTAGCTCCAATTTTCttagtttttctttccttttttccaatTTCAAACTCCTTTTTTAAAGTCATCTAGAAAAAGTAGACTTTGGTTTTATTGTCAAACATAATGATGTCTGTTGaattaatgtgaattttttttatcaagtctTTCAAACTTCACATAACCTGACCTCAAAGAAATTGACAAATCATGCCAAAAAGGCATTTACAGATTTTTTTGGTCATcaagacattaaaaaatacacaaaaacaattcaagACAAAGCTGTAGAACCATGTACAATATTTCCATTTTGTATTCATTATaatagtgtatttattttaaagtcatgtTGCCTGATAGTTATTCCCGTGTGCGGGAGGTTTTtctcctcctacagtccaaaaacatgcaatatggggattagctaaaattgagtgtgagagtggatggttgtttgtctctatatgtggccctgtgatggacaggctgTCCaggcctatcgccctatgtcagctgagactggcacagtgcccgccgtgaccctcatgtggaggataaagcatttgacaatggatggatggatgttcctTTTTTCACAGAAGATGCTTAAATTTCACATGATGTAAAAACCATTTAAAGGCAAGTATATCAGCGAGCTAAACTTTTTgcttgttgcctggcaacatgtGAAGACATTAAGATGCCAGGATTTCACTGTGCCCTAaactcaattttatttttttttcattgtaagaaccacatttttgtattttcactgcAGCCTTTAATGCACGTGTAAAAGTGCAAAATTGTATTTACTTATCTATGCATTTGTTtatgatgttattttatgtatCATTGAATGGGGGAAATGTTAATGTCCAGTGAATCATTTCCCTTACTTTTGAaatcaatgtaaataaatgacacatgcaATAATTTAAAGAAGACGTCTATATCTGCAGCAATTTATTTACATTctatgtacttttattttaaggaTATGTGTGCTCAAGTCaagattttaaataaattgagCAAAGTACTCTGTGACTTTCGTTTCAGCATCGCCTTCGCTTCTGCAATTTCAGTGCGTTTTTCAGAagaaggcagtgtgtgtgtgtgtgtgtgtgtgcgtgtgtctgtgtgtgtgtgtgtgtgtgtgtgtgtgtgtgtgtcactcacatATCCTGTGTCTTTTTGCTGAAAATGTGCTTGTGGTTTTGAGTCACACAAACGTCAAGCGACTGCTGGTGTATGTGTTTTCCTGCACTTGCAGCTTTATGGCAACGGAAAACTGCAAACTTAGACTCTGCACAAAGACATTGAAGTACTtgaattttaatatttcaaaacaaaaaaaacaacaaaaaagtaggAACTTGAAACACTGGGGACTCAGCAAATATCATAAGCAAATATCAACTACATTTCATGGTTTGAAACTGGCTAAAGGAAGTAGAAGTTCAGTTTTCTGAGAAGGGGGATGTGGAATATAATAAGTCAGATGAACCTTTGTAATTGTCCAAAACTAGTCCACGATTGATTTACTCAACACAAGGGCAGTTTAGTTACATGGCTGGTGTGGACACTGCCCCCAAGACTGTATAGATGAGGGTCTATACAGACAAAAAAGGTCAGTCAATCTGGAAAATTTCAAGAATTCTGAATATGTCCTCATGTGCAGTCGCAAAGACCATCAAACGCTATAATGAAACGGGCTCTCACGAGGACCGCCTCTGAAAGACCTCTGCTGCAGAGGACGACGAGTTCAGCAGAGTTACCGGCCTCAGAAACCGCAAATTCAAAGCACTTAAGATTAGAGTCCACATGATTGTTATGCTGTATATCCTggtttcttttacattttttgtttacatAAGTCCATATATGTTCCTTTAtgggtttttttggttttcatttacaatgtagaaaataaaacaataaagaaaaaccatTGTATGAGAAGTTGTGTCCAGGTGTTTTGAATGGTAGTATATGTCATCTAAAGTCTTATAATGTGCTGTAAATGTGCAACATCTTAAAATTTGTAGAATTCAA
Above is a window of Solea senegalensis isolate Sse05_10M linkage group LG2, IFAPA_SoseM_1, whole genome shotgun sequence DNA encoding:
- the si:ch211-132g1.1 gene encoding T-cell surface antigen CD2 isoform X2 — translated: MRRMAMKMAATSEITLLLLCCFIISTTDAQDKCDHYVTVGESFTVTLKNHRLSDSEKLKWLKDNTLIVDRKAARNGAEPRFSKGSKDDIDQNGSLKLKKINKDQAGKYTPEVMSADGISIKDLESVHLCVMDRVPEPKVQTQCQSQAKAKFTCSVKPASDIKYEWLLNNQTMKGQKSPTLIYNTKNLGTDSFRCKVSNQVSSLTSDSVPDPCYKPSFVFPKQFLGYSIWIFVGGGGGVVLVLIVVVIVCCVWAKRKKSLQIKDEEELRLRWGSPTQEEQQQQQQQQQQRHHHHSHPPNHPHHHHHHHQQQPAGHTGPRQHRSKQHLDPQYPRAQNPASGHPQPSPRRPAQAPRPPVNENDEQPPPLPQPRKKGPRTQRV
- the si:ch211-132g1.1 gene encoding uncharacterized protein si:ch211-132g1.1 isoform X1, with translation MRRMAMKMAATSEITLLLLCCFIISTTDAQDKCDHYVTVGESFTVTLKNHRLSDSEKLKWLKDNTLIVDRKAARNGAEPRFSKGSKDDIDQNGSLKLKKINKDQAGKYTPEVMSADGISIKDLESVHLCVMDRVPEPKVQTQCQSQAKAKFTCSVKPASDIKYEWLLNNQTMKGQKSPTLIYNTKNLGTDSFRCKVSNQVSSLTSDSVPDPCYKPSFVFPKQFLGYSIWIFVGGGGGRFCSTVWFHVSICYIRLCCLTLLPLHFVRVLSGKSERKVIWLKCLHVLLLLSSGVVLVLIVVVIVCCVWAKRKKSLQIKDEEELRLRWGSPTQEEQQQQQQQQQQRHHHHSHPPNHPHHHHHHHQQQPAGHTGPRQHRSKQHLDPQYPRAQNPASGHPQPSPRRPAQAPRPPVNENDEQPPPLPQPRKKGPRTQRV